A stretch of Acidimicrobiales bacterium DNA encodes these proteins:
- a CDS encoding substrate-binding domain-containing protein yields MIRRLSIVVVAIVATAGLCGESDDPDIAMVPSSFTDLTAEIDRALDDDPVWVIAGSSRLVRQLADGAAADLLITADAATMEQALADGLVDTTLGVVARNRLVFAVAPDNPGGITSVEDLGDGDRFLGVCAPEVPCGRLAAAALDELGIEVAADTEEPNVRALALKIARGELDGGLIYATDARAFSLDTVDDVRLEAFVTDYVAASVHGGTTGIPAFLRSDEGRALLESRGFLVP; encoded by the coding sequence GTGATCCGTCGGCTCTCGATCGTCGTCGTCGCGATCGTCGCCACCGCGGGACTGTGCGGCGAGAGCGACGACCCGGACATCGCCATGGTCCCGAGTTCGTTCACCGATCTCACGGCCGAGATCGACCGCGCCCTCGACGACGACCCGGTCTGGGTCATCGCCGGCAGCAGCCGACTCGTGCGCCAACTCGCGGACGGCGCCGCCGCGGACCTGTTGATCACCGCCGACGCGGCGACCATGGAGCAGGCGCTCGCCGACGGCCTCGTCGACACCACGCTCGGCGTCGTGGCCCGCAACCGGCTCGTGTTCGCCGTCGCGCCGGACAACCCCGGTGGGATCACGTCGGTCGAGGACCTCGGCGATGGCGACCGCTTTCTCGGCGTCTGCGCACCGGAGGTGCCGTGCGGTCGACTGGCCGCCGCCGCGCTCGACGAGCTCGGCATCGAGGTTGCCGCGGACACGGAGGAGCCGAACGTGCGCGCCCTCGCGTTGAAGATCGCCCGCGGCGAGCTCGACGGCGGACTGATCTACGCCACCGACGCGCGGGCCTTCTCGCTCGACACCGTCGACGACGTGCGGCTCGAAGCCTTCGTCACCGACTATGTGGCCGCGTCGGTGCACGGAGGCACGACCGGGATCCCTGCCTTCCTGCGCAGCGACGAGGGGCGAGCGCTTCTCGAATCCCGCGGGTTCCTCGTGCCGTGA